One window of Lagenorhynchus albirostris chromosome 16, mLagAlb1.1, whole genome shotgun sequence genomic DNA carries:
- the FHIP2A gene encoding FHF complex subunit HOOK interacting protein 2A isoform X2, whose product MFSKFTSILQHAVEALAPSLPLQEDFVYHWKAITHYYIETSDDKAPVTDTNIPSHLEQMLVILIQEESEREFGETGPCMEYLLHHKILETLYTLGKADKLIRLCGEVLATPTENEEIQFLCIVCAKLKQDPYLVNFFLENKFKSLASKGAPNTTSEDVLKGQDSLSTDTGQSCRPEEPSGASGMEHTELEDEPHAQMDDLSTGLDSLSIAALPEATVVRPNQDYNLVNSLLNLTRSPDGRIAVKACEGLMLLVSLPEPAAVKCLTQSTCLCELLTDRLASLYKALPQSVDPLDIETVEAINWGLDSYSHKEDASAFPGKRALISFLSWFDYCDQLIKEAQKTAAVALAKAVHERFFIGVMEPQLMQTSEMGILTSTALLHRIVRQVTSDILLQEMVFFILGEQREPETLAEISRHPLRHRLIEHCDHISDEISIMTLRMFEHLLQKPNEHILYNLVLRNLEERNYTEYKPVCPEDKDVVENGLIAGAVDLEEDPLFTDISPDNTLSNQEWLSSSPPASPDHPKNDGKTEVHKIVNSFLCLVPDEAKSSYHVEGTGYDTYLRDAHRQFRDYCAICLRWEWPGSPKALEKCNLEAAFFEGHFLKVLFDRMGRILDQPYDVNLQVTSVLSRLSLFPHPHIHEYLLDPYVNLASGCRSLFSVIVRVVGDLMVRIQRIQDFTPKLLLVRKRLLGLEPEGPIIEHITLLEGVIVLEEFCKELAAIAFVKYHAASTP is encoded by the exons CTTGCACCTTCTCTTCCTTTACAAGAAGATTTTGTTTATCACTGGAAGGCAATTACCCATTACTACATAGAGACTTCGG aTGATAAAGCCCCGGTGACAGATACAAATATTCCATCTCATCTGGAACAGATGTTGGTTATCTTGATACAAGAAGAAAGTGAACGGGAATTTGGAGAGACAGGGCCATGTATGGAATATTTACTTCATCACAAGATCTTGGAAACATTATATACCTTAGGGAAAGCTGAT AAATTAATTCGACTGTGTGGTGAAGTCCTTGCAACGCcaacagaaaatgaagaaattcagTTTCTCTGCATTGTGTGTGCAAAGCTGAAACAAGATCCCTacttggttaatttttttctggag AACAAGTTTAAATCACTGGCTTCTAAAGGAGCACCAAACACAACTTCAGAAGACGTATTGAAAGGTCAAGATTCCTTGTCAACAGATACAGGACAGTCCTGTCGGCCAGAGGAACCGTCTGGCGCTTCTGGAATGGAGCACACGGAGTTAGAAGACGAGCCTCACGCTCagatggatgatctgtccacagGCTTGGACAGCCTCAGCATCGCTGCACTGCCAGAGGCCACGGTTGTTCGTCCTAACCAGGATTACAACTTAGTGAATTCTTTGTTAAATCTTACTAGGAGTCCT GATGGCCGAATAGCTGTGAAAGCCTGCGAGGGCTTGATGCTGTTAGTGAGTTTGCCAGAGCCAGCGGCCGTCAAGTGCCTCACGCAGAGCACCTGCTTGTGCGAACTGCTCACAGACAGGCTGGCCTCCCTGTACAAGGCCCTACCTCAGTCAGTGGACCCCTTAGATATTGAAACAGTGGAAGCAATTAACTGGGG CTTGGACTCATATAGTCATAAAGAAGATGCTTCCGCATTTCCAGGAAAACGAGCcttaatttcatttctctccTGGTTTGATTATTGTGATCAACTCATAAAGGAAGCACAAAAG ACTGCTGCTGTTGCTCTTGCCAAAGCTGTTCATGAAAGATTTTTTATTGGTGTTATGGAACCTCAATTAATGCAAAC TTCTGAGATGGGTATTCTGACATCAACTGCTCTGCTTCATCGCATTGTTCGGCAAGTAACCTCTGACATTTTGCTTCAAGAAATGGTGTTTTTCATCCTTGGAGAACAGAGGGAACCAGAAACTCTGGCAGAAATCAGCAGACATCCTTTAAGACATAGGTTAATTGAACATTGTGATCACATATCTGATGAG ATAAGCATAATGACATTAAGAATGTTTGAACATCTTTTGCAAAAACCCAATGAGCACATTCTTTACAACTTGGTCCTAAGAAATCTTGAAGAAAGAAACTATACAGAATATAAACCTGTGTGCCCAGAAGATAAAGATGTAGTGGAGAATGGGTTAATAGCAGGAGCAGT AGATCTGGAAGAagatcctttgtttactgacattTCACCAGATAACACTTTGTCAAACCAAGAGTGGCTTAGTTCTTCACCTCCTGCTTCTCCAGACCACCCCAAAaatgatgggaaaactgaagtccATAAAATTGTAAATAG tttcctctgtcTGGTACCGGATGAAGCAAAATCATCCTACCATGTTGAGGGCACTGGATATGACACCTACCTCCGAGATGCTCATAGGCAG TTCCGGGACTACTGTGCTATCTGCTTAAGATGGGAGTGGCCTGGGTCTCCAAAAGCATTGGAAAAGTGCAATTTAGAAGCAGCTTTCTTTGAAGGtcattttttgaaagttttatttgaCAGAATGGGAAGAATTCTTGATCAG CCATATGATGTCAATTTACAAGTAACATCAGTGTTATCTagactttctctcttccctcatcCACACATACACGAGTACCTTTTGGACCCGTATGTGAACCTTGCTTCTGGCTGTAGATCTCTCTTCTCTGTAATCGTCAGG GTTGTTGGAGACCTCATGGTTCGAATCCAGCGTATTCAAGATTTTACTCCCAAGCTTCTATTAGTCAGAAAGCGATTACTTGGTCTGGAACCTGAAGGCCCTAT TATCGAGCACATCACGTTGCTGGAGGGTGTGATTGTGCTGGAAGAGTTCTGTAAGGAGCTGGCGGCCATCGCCTTTGTGAAATACCATGCTGCCTCCACACCATAA
- the FHIP2A gene encoding FHF complex subunit HOOK interacting protein 2A isoform X1 — MFSKFTSILQHAVEALAPSLPLQEDFVYHWKAITHYYIETSDDKAPVTDTNIPSHLEQMLVILIQEESEREFGETGPCMEYLLHHKILETLYTLGKADCPPGMKQQVLVFYTKLLGKIRQPLLPHINVHRPVQKLIRLCGEVLATPTENEEIQFLCIVCAKLKQDPYLVNFFLENKFKSLASKGAPNTTSEDVLKGQDSLSTDTGQSCRPEEPSGASGMEHTELEDEPHAQMDDLSTGLDSLSIAALPEATVVRPNQDYNLVNSLLNLTRSPDGRIAVKACEGLMLLVSLPEPAAVKCLTQSTCLCELLTDRLASLYKALPQSVDPLDIETVEAINWGLDSYSHKEDASAFPGKRALISFLSWFDYCDQLIKEAQKTAAVALAKAVHERFFIGVMEPQLMQTSEMGILTSTALLHRIVRQVTSDILLQEMVFFILGEQREPETLAEISRHPLRHRLIEHCDHISDEISIMTLRMFEHLLQKPNEHILYNLVLRNLEERNYTEYKPVCPEDKDVVENGLIAGAVDLEEDPLFTDISPDNTLSNQEWLSSSPPASPDHPKNDGKTEVHKIVNSFLCLVPDEAKSSYHVEGTGYDTYLRDAHRQFRDYCAICLRWEWPGSPKALEKCNLEAAFFEGHFLKVLFDRMGRILDQPYDVNLQVTSVLSRLSLFPHPHIHEYLLDPYVNLASGCRSLFSVIVRVVGDLMVRIQRIQDFTPKLLLVRKRLLGLEPEGPIIEHITLLEGVIVLEEFCKELAAIAFVKYHAASTP; from the exons CTTGCACCTTCTCTTCCTTTACAAGAAGATTTTGTTTATCACTGGAAGGCAATTACCCATTACTACATAGAGACTTCGG aTGATAAAGCCCCGGTGACAGATACAAATATTCCATCTCATCTGGAACAGATGTTGGTTATCTTGATACAAGAAGAAAGTGAACGGGAATTTGGAGAGACAGGGCCATGTATGGAATATTTACTTCATCACAAGATCTTGGAAACATTATATACCTTAGGGAAAGCTGAT TGTCCTCCGGGGATGAAACAGCAGGTTTTGGTGTTCTATACCAAACTTCTGGGGAAAATCCGGCAGCCACTACTTCCACATATTAACGTGCATAGGCCAGTGCag AAATTAATTCGACTGTGTGGTGAAGTCCTTGCAACGCcaacagaaaatgaagaaattcagTTTCTCTGCATTGTGTGTGCAAAGCTGAAACAAGATCCCTacttggttaatttttttctggag AACAAGTTTAAATCACTGGCTTCTAAAGGAGCACCAAACACAACTTCAGAAGACGTATTGAAAGGTCAAGATTCCTTGTCAACAGATACAGGACAGTCCTGTCGGCCAGAGGAACCGTCTGGCGCTTCTGGAATGGAGCACACGGAGTTAGAAGACGAGCCTCACGCTCagatggatgatctgtccacagGCTTGGACAGCCTCAGCATCGCTGCACTGCCAGAGGCCACGGTTGTTCGTCCTAACCAGGATTACAACTTAGTGAATTCTTTGTTAAATCTTACTAGGAGTCCT GATGGCCGAATAGCTGTGAAAGCCTGCGAGGGCTTGATGCTGTTAGTGAGTTTGCCAGAGCCAGCGGCCGTCAAGTGCCTCACGCAGAGCACCTGCTTGTGCGAACTGCTCACAGACAGGCTGGCCTCCCTGTACAAGGCCCTACCTCAGTCAGTGGACCCCTTAGATATTGAAACAGTGGAAGCAATTAACTGGGG CTTGGACTCATATAGTCATAAAGAAGATGCTTCCGCATTTCCAGGAAAACGAGCcttaatttcatttctctccTGGTTTGATTATTGTGATCAACTCATAAAGGAAGCACAAAAG ACTGCTGCTGTTGCTCTTGCCAAAGCTGTTCATGAAAGATTTTTTATTGGTGTTATGGAACCTCAATTAATGCAAAC TTCTGAGATGGGTATTCTGACATCAACTGCTCTGCTTCATCGCATTGTTCGGCAAGTAACCTCTGACATTTTGCTTCAAGAAATGGTGTTTTTCATCCTTGGAGAACAGAGGGAACCAGAAACTCTGGCAGAAATCAGCAGACATCCTTTAAGACATAGGTTAATTGAACATTGTGATCACATATCTGATGAG ATAAGCATAATGACATTAAGAATGTTTGAACATCTTTTGCAAAAACCCAATGAGCACATTCTTTACAACTTGGTCCTAAGAAATCTTGAAGAAAGAAACTATACAGAATATAAACCTGTGTGCCCAGAAGATAAAGATGTAGTGGAGAATGGGTTAATAGCAGGAGCAGT AGATCTGGAAGAagatcctttgtttactgacattTCACCAGATAACACTTTGTCAAACCAAGAGTGGCTTAGTTCTTCACCTCCTGCTTCTCCAGACCACCCCAAAaatgatgggaaaactgaagtccATAAAATTGTAAATAG tttcctctgtcTGGTACCGGATGAAGCAAAATCATCCTACCATGTTGAGGGCACTGGATATGACACCTACCTCCGAGATGCTCATAGGCAG TTCCGGGACTACTGTGCTATCTGCTTAAGATGGGAGTGGCCTGGGTCTCCAAAAGCATTGGAAAAGTGCAATTTAGAAGCAGCTTTCTTTGAAGGtcattttttgaaagttttatttgaCAGAATGGGAAGAATTCTTGATCAG CCATATGATGTCAATTTACAAGTAACATCAGTGTTATCTagactttctctcttccctcatcCACACATACACGAGTACCTTTTGGACCCGTATGTGAACCTTGCTTCTGGCTGTAGATCTCTCTTCTCTGTAATCGTCAGG GTTGTTGGAGACCTCATGGTTCGAATCCAGCGTATTCAAGATTTTACTCCCAAGCTTCTATTAGTCAGAAAGCGATTACTTGGTCTGGAACCTGAAGGCCCTAT TATCGAGCACATCACGTTGCTGGAGGGTGTGATTGTGCTGGAAGAGTTCTGTAAGGAGCTGGCGGCCATCGCCTTTGTGAAATACCATGCTGCCTCCACACCATAA